Proteins from one Porites lutea chromosome 3, jaPorLute2.1, whole genome shotgun sequence genomic window:
- the LOC140930646 gene encoding uncharacterized protein produces MADENTKVQLVESDIPGAELPKPAEFCTVAILKRWLSCRGAKVSGNRKDLIKRVNDYINNGLSNNLVDPDGGVNVQKKRLKLGLIQEVNPTCNAEFPADGFQVGISCVPRIGYNHIWKYLIEDVEFKKQLSVEKPIVKGYNFFKSGKVLGLYSKSENGLVYVKSQVQPSYSKGGSVYAVKIIIHANSEIQKAFCPCPAGNDGRCNHLAASLFAMEDIFNKTVNIKETDTDQLPCTSKPCTWNVPKKRKQEPSTIQGVNFQKHAYGKESKAPRAPTPPVAVCQSVNDFESIFEKIKNTETKTGKKIGLSYTIPHTLPEKELLPPSEPECINRTPAKWEVVSPVKDAPLSMSDIEQKALRAKKRLFDSVNDIEEIVEKTKGQHETRMWFDVRQPRITASKSKRCLLRPITSPTKAVSEVLYPKQVQTNAMKDGIESESSIIQTFEHETGNKVLKSGFFISDTHPFLGASPDGLVDEDKIVEVKKIVLKEGESLEDGMCRLGIYKRFEQNLVLNNNHKYYYQIQQQLFCAKRSICYFIVSSARGTHRDTVQFDSAFWENILPRLESFYFDHVFPELVYPRILTGESRWNKDLQFPRLA; encoded by the exons atggcggacgaaaaCACGAAAGTTCAGCTAGTTGAAAGCGATATTCCAGGTGCTGAGTTGCCTAAACCAGCAGAATTTTGTACTGTGGCTATATTGAAACGATGGCTGTCCTGCAGAGGTGCAAAAGTGTCCGGAAATCGGAAGGATTTGATCAAAAG AGTAAATGATTACATTAATAATGGGTTATCGAACAATTTGGTTGACCCTGATGGAGGAGTGAACGTGCAGAAAAAGCGCTTGAAACTTGGCCTGATTCAAGAAGTGAACCCAACATGCAATGCTGAATTTCCTGCCGATGGTTTTCAAGTAGGGATATCTTGTGTTCCCCGCATTGGTTACAATCACATATGGAAGTACTTAATCGAGGATGTGGAGTTTAAGAAACAGCTTTCTGTGGAAAAGCCTATCGTAAAAGGTTACAACTTTTTCAAGTCTGGCAAAGTGCTTGGATTGTACAGCAAATCTGAAAATGGCCTGGTTTACGTGAAAAGTCAAGTTCAGCCATCTTATTCGAAAGGTGGATCAGTTTATGCTGTGAAAATCATTATACATGCCAACTCAGAAATTCAGAAAGCATTCTGCCCTTGCCCAGCTGGAAATGATGGCCGTTGCAATCACCTTGCTGCCTCATTGTTTGCAATGGAGgatatttttaacaaaacagTGAACATAAAAGAAACAGACACTGACCAACTTCCTTGTACATCAAAGCCCTGCACGTGGAATGTCCCTAAGAAGAGAAAGCAAGAGCCATCGACTATCCAAGGGGtgaattttcaaaaacatgcgTATGGGAAAGAAAGCAAGGCACCAAGAGCTCCTACTCCTCCTGTTGCTGTTTGCCAAAGTGTGAATGATTTTGaatcaatttttgaaaagataaaaaacacaGAAACTAAAACAGGCAAAAAAATTGGACTCTCTTATACCATTCCACATACTCTTCCAGAGAAAGAATTATTGCCACCAAGTGAACCTGAATGTATCAACAGGACACCTGCTAAATGGGAGGTTGTATCTCCTGTGAAGGATGCCCCACTTTCGATGAGTGATATTGAGCAGAAGGCACTGAGAGCCAAAAAGAGATTGTTTGACTCTGTTAATGATATAGAAGAAATTGTTGAGAAGACAAAGGGTCAACATGAAACAAGAATGTGGTTTGATGTCCGCCAACCAAGGATAACTGCTTCAAAGAGTAAGAGGTGTCTGTTAAGGCCGATAACAAGCCCAACGAAAGCTGTGTCAGAGGTTCTTTATCCCAAGCAAGTGCAGACCAATGCTATGAAGGATGGTATTGAATCAGAATCATCAATTATTCAAACATTTGAACATGAAACTGGCAACAAGGTACTTAAATCAGGATTTTTTATATCAGACACTCATCCATTTTTAGGGGCATCTCCTGATGGGCTTGTGGATGAGGACAAGATTGTTGAAGTTAAAAAGATTGTTTTGAAAGAAGGAGAGTCACTTGAAGATGGAATGTGCAGACTAGGAATATACAAGAGATTTGAACAAAACCTAGTTCTCAACAACAATCACAAGTATTACTACCAAATACAGCAACAGCTGTTTTGTGCGAAGCGATCCATTTGCTATTTTATTGTTTCAAGTGCAAGAGGAACCCACAGAGACACTGTTCAGTTTGATTCTGCATTTTGGGAAAACATACTGCCAAGACTTGAAAGCTTTTACTTTGATCATGTTTTTCCTGAACTTGTGTATCCAAGAATTTTAACTGGGGAGTCACGATGGAACAAGGACCTTCAGTTCCCAAGGCTTGCATAA